Proteins encoded together in one Ignavibacteria bacterium window:
- a CDS encoding cytochrome c3 family protein produces the protein MNKYLLDYNLKVRLPIIVFVVLAVFAITYYASYAERNSIGYTPEQPVKFSHKLHAGNMQIDCKYCHTAVDKSRNASIPSVDMCMNCHSLARTDRPEIQKLSGYYVDNKPLEWNRIHKVPQFVYFNHSSHVNKKIDCINCHGDVAKMEVAGQTNSFTMGACLTCHRQPEKMISNYDAIKENLKKGPENCAACHR, from the coding sequence GTATTTGTGGTTTTAGCTGTATTTGCAATTACATATTACGCGTCTTATGCCGAGCGGAACAGCATCGGTTACACACCGGAGCAGCCGGTAAAGTTTTCGCATAAATTACACGCAGGAAACATGCAGATAGACTGTAAATACTGTCATACGGCAGTAGATAAATCAAGGAATGCAAGCATTCCGTCGGTTGATATGTGCATGAACTGCCATTCACTCGCAAGAACAGACAGGCCGGAAATCCAGAAGCTTTCGGGTTATTACGTGGATAATAAACCGCTTGAATGGAACAGGATTCATAAGGTACCGCAGTTTGTTTATTTTAATCACAGTTCACATGTGAATAAAAAGATAGACTGTATTAACTGTCATGGAGACGTTGCAAAGATGGAGGTTGCCGGACAGACAAACTCATTTACGATGGGAGCTTGTTTAACCTGTCACAGACAGCCGGAGAAGATGATAAGCAATTATGATGCGATAAAAGAGAACCTTAAAAAGGGACCTGAAAACTGTGCGGCTTGTCACCGATAG